From a region of the Mercurialis annua linkage group LG1-X, ddMerAnnu1.2, whole genome shotgun sequence genome:
- the LOC126665436 gene encoding probable 1-acylglycerol-3-phosphate O-acyltransferase, whose amino-acid sequence MKLLRPQLKLPRLSSSPKSSKMAEAAAAAATSTSTPASKWAKTRNLWPSILRWIPTSTDHIIAAENRLLSLVKTPYVVEQVNIGSGPPGSKVRWFRSQSNEPRFINTVTFDSKEKDPPTLVMVHGYAASQGFFFRNFDALSARFKVIAIDQLGWGGSSRPDFTCKSTEETEAWFIDSFEAWRKEKNLSNFILLGHSFGGYVAAKYALKHPEHVKHLILVGSAGFSSESEDRSEQLTRFRSTWKGAIMNHLWESNFTPQKVIRGLGPWGPDLVRRYTSARFGSYSIGEVLTEDESKLLTDYVYHTLAAKASGELCLKYIFSFGAFARMPLLQSASQWKVPTTFIYGMQDWMNYEGAQRARKDMKVPCEIIRVPQGGHFVFLDNPKGFHSAVLYACRMFLSPNPENESLPEDLISA is encoded by the exons ATGAAATTACTTCGTCCACAACTAAAATTACCACGACTATCTAGCTCCCCAAAATCATCAAAAATGGCCGAAGCGGCGGCTGCTGCTGCAACCTCAACGTCTACACCAGCATCAAAATGGGCAAAAACAAGAAATCTATGGCCATCTATTCTCCGTTGGATCCCAACTTCCACCGACCACATCATCGCCGCCGAAAATCGTCTTCTCTCTCTCGTCAA GACTCCGTATGTTGTAGAACAAGTAAATATAGGGTCCGGTCCGCCGGGGTCAAAAGTGAGATGGTTTCGATCTCAAAGTAATGAGCCGCGGTTTATTAACACGGTTACATTCGATAGCAAAGAGAAAGATCCGCCCACACTTGTAATGGTTCATGGATATGCTGCTTCTCAGGGCTTCTTCTTTCGCAATTTTGATGCTCTTTCTGCTCGTTTCAAGGTCATTGCTATCGATCAGCttgg TTGGGGTGGATCAAGTAGACCTGACTTTACATGCAAGAGCACTGAAG AAACTGAGGCATGGTTCATCGACTCATTTGAGGCATGGAGAAAAGAGAAAAATCTCAGTAACTTCATACTACTTGGGCATTCTTTCGGAGGGTATGTTGCAGCTAAATATGCTCTCAAG CATCCTGAGCACGTTAAACATCTAATCTTAGTGGGATCTGCTGGATTTTCTTCAGAATCAGAAGACAGATCTGAGCAGCTTACTCGTTTTAGATCtacgtggaaaggagcaattaTGAATCATTTGTGGGAATCTAATTTTACACCTCAGAAGGTTATTAG AGGTCTAGGTCCTTGGGGTCCAGATCTTGTACGCAGGTACACAAGTGCTAGATTCGGCTCATATTCAATTGGGGAGGTATTAACTGAGGATGAGTCCAAACTGTTAACAG acTATGTGTACCATACTTTAGCAGCCAAAGCTAGTGGAGAGCTATGcttgaaatatatattttcttttggaGCATTTGCTCGGATGCCTCTTTTACAAAG TGCGTCACAATGGAAAGTGCCAACTACTTTCATTTATGGGATGCAAGATTGGATGAATTATGAAGGAGCCCAAAGGGCTCGCAAAGATATGAAGGTCCCGTGTGAAATCATTAGGGTACCCCAG GGTGGGCATTTCGTCTTCTTAGACAACCCAAAAGGGTTCCATTCAGCTGTGTTGTATGCTTGCCGGATGTTTCTGTCTCCGAATCCTGAAAATGAATCCCTTCCTGAAGATCTAATATCTGCCTAG
- the LOC126680907 gene encoding protein ACCUMULATION AND REPLICATION OF CHLOROPLASTS 6, chloroplastic isoform X2: MEGMTYLGIRPLIPSSPPPKRSSRPTSSLSVTCSATKWADRLLSDFHFFATNANDSSDLHHSSSSTTTTVLAPPPPPPPLPPPERLVSIPLNFYQVLGAEAHFLGDGIKRAYAARVSKPPHSGFSEDTLISRRHILQAACETLSNSQSRREYNQALVDDELDTIITQVPLDKVPGALCVLEEAGETEEVLIIGENLLRERLPKSFKQDLVLVMALAYVEESRNAMAFTPPDFIRGSEMLERALKLLQEEGASRLAPDLLEQIDETLEEINPRRVLHLLALPLDDIYQMRRDEGLRGVRNILSAVGRGGAVPVAGGFTRDDFMEQAFLHMTAAEQINLYQAIPKDIVPEEFEACRTALALVAQAFVGKSPRHIPQAEALFHQLQQIKLTGQWSADSAYAPKQYHDIDYALALGLCSLLLGDLDECRRQLGLDSDTSPYRNPPFVDFMMKNYPDDDDNDLPFLCKLLETWLMEVVLPRFRDTNNIQVKLRDYYDDPAVLRYLESQERGGLAAAAAIVKIKAEKATTAVIDHVKAGAIQALQKVFPISQKGTRLESGGMNYPFSSVANEDYHESLDSDVIAEIPGEHSHAEVNEEELIASERKDAIIKFMSTGIAIGLVTLFSLKCLPVRTRSSIQRNSIAPAMASGTINCLH, translated from the exons ATGGAAGGCATGACGTACTTGGGCATCAGACCCTTAATCCCTTCCTCTCCGCCTCCTAAAAGATCTTCCAGGCCTACTTCCTCCCTCTCCGTCACTTGCTCCGCCACCAAATGGGCCGATCGCCTCCTCAGCGACTTCCACTTCTTCGCCACTAACGCTAACGACTCCTCCGACCTCCACCATTCTTCttcctccaccaccaccaccgtcCTCGCTCCTCCCCCTCCTCCTCCCCCTCTTCCCCCTCCCGAACGCCTCGTTTCTATCCCCCTTAATTTCTATCag GTATTAGGAGCAGAGGCGCATTTTCTTGGAGATGGTATAAAAAGAGCTTATGCAGCTAGGGTTTCTAAACCTCCTCACTCTGGTTTCAGTGAAGACACTTTGATTAGCCGTAGACACATTCTTCAAGCTGCTTGTGAAACCCTATCTAACTCCCAGTCTAGACGAGAATACAATCAAGCCCTTGTTGATGATGAGCTCGATACTATCATCACTCAAGTCCCCTTGGACAAG GTTCCGGGGGCTCTCTGTGTATTGGAAGAAGCGGGAGAGACAGAGGAGGTTCTTATTATTGGAGAAAATTTGCTTAGAGAGAGACTGCCAAAGTCTTTCAAGCAAGATTTGGTTCTTGTTATGGCTCTTGCTTATGTCGAAGAATCGAGGAACGCTATGGCATTCACTCCGCCTGATTTTATTAGAGGCAGTGAGATGCTCGAAAGAGCACTCAAACTCTTGCAG GAGGAAGGTGCCAGCAGGCTTGCACCAGATTTACTTGAACAAATCGATGAGACTTTAGAGGAGATCAACCCTCGACGTGTCCTACATCTTCTGGCACTACCACTTGATGACATATACCAGATGAGGCGGGATGAGGGTCTTCGTGGAGTGCGCAATATACTATCCGCTGTTGGAAGAGGAGGAGCTGTACCTGTTGCGGGAGGATTTACCCGTGATGATTTCATGGAACAGGCCTTTTTACACATGACTGCTGCAGAGCAG ATCAACCTATATCAAGCCATACCAAAAGATATTGTTCCTGAAGAATTTGAAGCTTGTAGAACAGCACTTGCCCTTGTTGCTCAAGCTTTTGTTGGTAAATCTCCTCGTCATATACCTCAGGCTGAAGCGCTATTTCATCAACTTCAACAGATTAAGTTAACAGGTCAATGGAGTGCTGACTCTGCTTATGCTCCCAAACAGTACCATGATATAGACTATGCTTTAGCCCTGGGTCTTTGTTCACTTCTTCTTGGGGATCTAGATGAGTGTCGCAGACAATTGGGCCTAGACAGTGATACTTCACCTTATAGAAATCCACCCTTTGtagattttatgatgaaaaattaTCCGGATGATGATGACAATGATCTTCCCTTTCTTTGTAAACTGTTGGAGACTTGGTTAATGGAAGTGGTTCTTCCTAGATTTAGAGATACCAATAATATACAAGTTAAGCTTAGAGACTACTATGATGATCCTGCGGTCTTGAGATATTTAGAGAGTCAGGAACGAGGTGGCCTGGCTGCAGCAGCAGCCATTGTGAAGATCAAGGCTGAGAAGGCTACTACTGCTGTTATTGACCATGTTAAGGCTGGTGCAATTCAGGCATTGCAGAAGGTGTTTCCTATCAGCCAGAAGGGTACAAGATTAGAAAGTGGTGGCATGAATTATCCTTTTTCTTCTGTAGCAAATGAAGATTATCATGAATCACTTGATTCAGATGTCATAGCTGAAATTCCTGGAGAGCACAGTCATGCTGAAGTGAATGAAGAAGAATTGATTGCTAGTGAAAGGAAAGATGCTATTATTAAGTTCATGTCAACTGGTATCGCAATTGGACTGGTTACTTTGTTTAGCTTGAAATGTTTGCCTGTCAGGACTCGCTCCTCCATTCAGCGTAATAGTATCGCTCCGGCAATGGCCTCTGGCACCATCAAT
- the LOC126665082 gene encoding probable LRR receptor-like serine/threonine-protein kinase At4g36180, producing the protein MATAIFLFSIFHITICCLTFTTTINAVPLSEIQALTSFKLSLHDPLGALDGWNVSTPSAPCNWRGIVCYDNRVRELRLPRLQLTGIISPQLANLRQLRKLSLHSNNFNGVIPPSLSQCSLLRAVYLQSNSLSGHLPSSVVNLSNIQVLNVAHNLLSGNIPSGISYSLKYLDLSSNAFSGQIPANFSSKSQLQLINLSFNKFSGEIPVTIGQLQELEYLWLDANNLYGTLPSAIANCSSLVHLSAEDNKISGLIPASVGSLLNLEVISLSRNGLSGSVPENIFCKNSSLRIVQLGVNAFTGIVKSGESVCDSVLEVLDIHGNLINSVFPYWLTNLTALRFLDLSSNLFSGVLPVGIGNLLRLEELRVANNSLTGVIPSQILQCSQLKILDLAGNGFVDELPVFLSESRRLKLLSLGRNKFVGQIPKSFGVLFELDTLQLNENNLTGNVPQEILRLSNLSTLNLGHNDFSGEIPYNIGELKGLVVLNLSGCGFSGRIPASIGSLLKLTTLDLSKQNLSGDLPIELYGLPSLQVVALEENKLAGDVPDGFSSLVGLKYVNLSSNSFTGVIPATYGFLSSLAALSLSWNRISGVIPPEIGNCSSLEVLELRSNNLNGNIPVDISRLSHLMKLDLGHNNLTGEIPEEIYKCFSLNSLLLDDNQLSGHIPDSLSRLPNLTELNLSSNSFSGVIPELLASRFNDPSVFAMNAELCGKPLGRECANVRNRKRKRLFIFIGVAVGGAFFLVLCCCGYIYSFLRWRKRVAGEKKPSPARASSGADRSRGSGENGGPKLVMFNNKITYAETLEATRQFDEENVLSRGKNGLVFKATYQDGMVLSIRRLPDASIDEGTFRKEAESLGKVKHRNLTVLRGYYAGPPPDVRLLVYDYMPNGNLATLLQEASHQDGHVLNWPMRHLIALSIARGIAFLHSLSMIHGDIKPQNVLFDADFEAHLSEFGLEKLIIAPQAEASTSATPVGSLGYVSPEVALTREATKEADVYSFGIVLLEILTGRKPVMFTEDEDIVKWVKRQLQTGQISELLEPGLLELDPESSEWEDFLLGVKVGLLCTATDSSDRPSMADIVFMLEGCRVGPEPEIPSSADPTTLPSPI; encoded by the coding sequence ATGGCAACGGCTATTTttctcttctccatttttcaTATTACTATCTGCTGCTTAACTTTCACTACAACCATCAACGCCGTTCCGTTATCGGAGATTCAAGCATTAACGTCCTTCAAACTCAGCCTCCACGATCCGCTCGGCGCATTAGACGGCTGGAATGTGTCGACGCCGTCAGCTCCATGCAACTGGCGTGGCATTGTCTGTTACGATAACCGAGTTCGCGAGCTCCGTTTACCTCGTCTCCAACTCACTGGAATAATCTCTCCTCAGCTTGCTAACTTGCGCCAGCTGCGCAAGCTAAGCCTCCATTCTAATAACTTTAACGGCGTTATACCTCCTTCTCTTTCTCAATGCTCTCTTTTACGCGCCGTTTACTTACAGTCCAACTCACTCTCCGGTCACCTTCCGTCTTCCGTCGTTAACCTTTCTAATATTCAAGTCCTTAATGTCGCGCACAATCTTCTTTCCGGAAATATTCCTAGTGGAATATCATATTCACTTAAATACCTCGATTTATCGTCGAATGCATTCTCCGGTCAAATACCAGCCAACTTCTCCTCGAAATCTCAGCTTCAACTCATCAATTTATCGTTCAACAAATTCTCAGGTGAAATACCGGTGACTATCGGTCAGCTCCAAGAACTGGAGTACTTATGGTTAGACGCAAATAATCTGTACGGTACTTTACCGTCGGCGATTGCCAACTGTTCTTCACTTGTACATTTAAGCGCTGAGGATAATAAAATTAGCGGTCTGATTCCGGCGAGTGTTGGTTCGTTACTTAATCTCGAAGTGATTTCTTTATCACGTAATGGACTTTCCGGTTCGGTTCCTGAgaatatattttgtaaaaattctTCGTTAAGGATAGTTCAGTTAGGGGTTAATGCATTCACGGGGATTGTTAAAAGTGGGGAGAGTGTGTGTGATAGTGTTTTAGAGGTTTTAGACATTCACGGGAATCTTATAAACAGTGTGTTTCCTTATTGGTTGACTAATTTGACTGCGCTCAGATTTCTTGATCTGTCGAGTAATCTTTTTTCTGGGGTTTTACCAGTTGGTATTGGTAATCTTTTGAGGTTAGAGGAGTTAAGGGTTGCTAATAATTCATTAACTGGTGTTATTCCTTCTCAGATTCTCCAATGTAGTCAGTTAAAGATTCTTGATCTTGCAGGGAATGGGTTTGTGGATGAGCTTCCTGTGTTCTTGAGTGAATCAAGGAGGTTGAAGCTGTTATCTTTGGGAAGAAATAAGTTTGTGGGTCAGATTCCTAAGAGTTTTGGAGTCCTGTTTGAGCTTGATACTTTGCAATTGAATGAAAATAATCTCACAGGAAATGTACCACAAGAGATATTGAGATTAAGTAATTTGAGTACTTTGAATCTTGGTCATAATGATTTTTCTGGGGAGATTCCTTATAATATAGGAGAGTTAAAAGGGTTGGTGGTTTTAAATTTAAGTGGTTGTGGGTTTTCAGGGAGGATTCCGGCGAGTATTGGGAGTTTGTTGAAGCTTACAACACTTGATTTAAGTAAGCAGAATTTGTCTGGTGATTTACCGATTGAGCTTTATGGGTTGCCAAGTTTACAGGTTGTTGCATTGGAAGAGAATAAGTTAGCTGGAGACGTTCCTGACGGTTTTAGCAGCTTAGTTGGCCTAAAATATGTCAATCTCAGTTCTAATTCATTCACTGGTGTGATTCCTGCAACGTATGGATTTCTAAGTTCATTAGCTGCTCTCTCACTCTCTTGGAATCGAATATCGGGAGTGATTCCACCGGAGATTGGTAATTGTTCTAGTCTTGAAGTTCTTGAACTTCGTTCGAATAATTTGAATGGCAATATTCCGGTTGATATTTCTCGTTTATCTCATTTAATGAAACTTGATCTTGGCCATAATAATTTAACTGGTGAGATCCCAGAGGAGATCTACAAATGCTTCTCTTTGAATTCCCTTTTGCTGGATGATAATCAGCTCTCAGGACATATACCAGACTCATTGTCCAGATTGCCCAACCTAACGGAACTGAATCTTTCCTCCAACAGCTTCAGTGGTGTCATTCCAGAATTGCTTGCCTCTAGATTCAACGACCCCTCCGTGTTTGCTATGAACGCAGAATTATGCGGAAAACCTCTGGGTAGGGAATGTGCAAACGTAAGGAACAGAAAAAGGAAAAGATTATTCATATTCATTGGTGTTGCAGTAGGTGGTGCATTCTTTTTAGTACTGTGTTGTTGCGGCTACATTTACAGCTTCTTACGCTGGCGTAAAAGGGTAGCTGGCGAAAAGAAGCCAAGTCCAGCACGAGCAAGCTCAGGAGCTGACAGGAGCCGTGGAAGTGGCGAGAATGGAGGGCCGAAGCTTGTCATGTTCAATAACAAGATAACATATGCAGAGACATTAGAGGCAACAAGGCAATTCGATGAGGAAAATGTGTTGAGCAGAGGAAAAAATGGACTCGTTTTCAAAGCCACGTATCAAGACGGAATGGTGCTGTCCATCCGTCGCCTTCCTGATGCATCGATCGACGAAGGCACGTTTCGTAAAGAAGCGGAATCATTAGGAAAGGTGAAGCACAGAAACTTAACAGTTTTACGCGGCTACTATGCAGGACCACCACCTGATGTAAGGTTACTTGTTTATGATTACATGCCTAATGGTAACTTAGCTACTCTCCTCCAAGAAGCCTCTCATCAAGACGGGCATGTTCTAAATTGGCCAATGCGGCACTTAATTGCTTTAAGCATTGCTCGTGGCATAGCTTTTTTGCATTCGCTGTCAATGATCCACGGAGATATCAAGCCACAAAATGTTCTTTTCGATGCCGATTTTGAAGCACATTTATCTGAATTCGGACTCGAAAAGCTAATCATAGCACCGCAGGCAGAGGCTTCAACCTCTGCCACACCGGTTGGTTCGCTAGGCTATGTGTCTCCAGAAGTAGCATTAACAAGAGAAGCTACAAAAGAAGCTGATGTGTATAGCTTTGGGATTGTATTGCTGGAGATTCTAACAGGGAGGAAACCGGTGATGTTCACAGAAGATGAAGATATTGTGAAGTGGGTAAAAAGGCAATTACAAACGGGTCAGATATCAGAATTACTTGAACCGGGATTGCTTGAACTAGACCCTGAGTCATCAGAATGGGAAGATTTCTTGTTAGGAGTCAAAGTTGGACTTTTATGCACAGCAACTGATTCAAGTGATAGACCATCAATGGCTGATATTGTGTTCATGCTTGAAGGTTGTAGGGTTGGACCAGAACCAGAAATTCCTTCATCAGCTGATCCCACTACTTTGCCTTCTCCAATCTGA
- the LOC126665164 gene encoding V-type proton ATPase subunit c2, translating to MAAGFSGDETAPFFGFLGAAAALVFSCMGAAYGTAKSGVGVASMGVMRPELVMKSIVPVVMAGVLGIYGLIIAVIISTGINPKAKSYYLFDGYAHLSSGLSCGLAGLSAGMAIGIVGDAGVRANAQQPKLFVGMILILIFAEALALYGLIVGIILSSRAGQSRAE from the exons ATGGCTGCGGGATTCAGCGGCGATGAAACTGCTCCTTTCTTCGGCTTCCTAGGCGCCGCTGCTGCTCTCGTTTTTTCTT GCATGGGAGCTGCTTATGGAACTGCGAAGAGCGGGGTTGGTGTAGCGTCAATGGGAGTGATGAGACCTGAGCTTGTGATGAAATCGATTGTGCCGGTGGTTATGGCTGGAGTTTTAGGTATTTACGGTTTGATCATCGCTGTGATCATCAGTACCGGAATTAACCCTAAGGCTAAATCGTATTATCTCTTCGATGGATATGCTCACCTCTCTTCTGGTCTCTCTTGTGGCCTCGCTGGTCTCTCTGCCGGTATGGCTATTGGCATCGTTGGAGACGCCGGTGTTAG AGCTAACGCACAACAGCCAAAGCTTTTTGTTGGAATGATCCTCATTCTCATCTTTGCTGAAGCTTTGGCGCTCTATGGTCTCATTGTTGGCATTATCCTTTCTTCAAGAGCTGGTCAATCAAGAGCCGAGTAA